A region of Spiribacter roseus DNA encodes the following proteins:
- a CDS encoding error-prone DNA polymerase → MANVDAAYAELHCISNFSFLRGASHPEELVRRAAALGYRALALTDECSLAGVVRAHAAARDGDLSLIIGSEFRLADGLHLVLLAPDRSAYARLSALIALGRSQADKGHYRLERSDLQDGVPGCLALLVTQPDSPAEDAAWIRRTFPDRAWLSTAIQRDGRDAERIRHCQDLAHRHDLPAVASGGIVMHRRGRRALQDTLTAIRHGRRLSELGAAAMANGERHLRPGRHIARDYPRAMISETLRIAERCHFSLDELRYEYPEELVPAEHTPASWLRDRVEAGARARWPDGAPASVHAAIEHELALIRELAYEPFFLTVHDMVEFARRQGILCQGRGSAANSTVCYCLGITAVDPARSSLLFERFISRERNEPPDIDVDFEHDRREEVIQYIYRKYGRHRAALAATVICYRPRSAVRDVGKALGLDGDQIERLTGTLQWWDGQSIEPERLIEAGFDPDNPMIHRLLTLVHELVGFPRHLSQHVGGFVISQGPLSELVPTENAAMAGRSIIQWDKDDLETLGLLKVDCLALGMLSAIRRSLALIERHYGRPLALADIPAEDPAVYDMLGRADTVGVFQVESRAQMAMLPRLRPRCFYDLVIEISIVRPGPIQGDMVHPYLRRRAGQEAVDYPSDAVRGVLERTLGVPIFQEQVMQLAIVAAGFSPGEADSLRRAMAAWKKRGGLGPFRERLLEGMRERGYAPEFAERLFEQICGFGDYGFPESHAASFALLVYVSAWLKCHYPAVFTCALLNSQPMGFYAPAQLVRDARAHGVEVTGVDVRFSDWDSTLERDRDSTAAPSLRLGMRLVRGLSTQAARRLCQTREQDGPFRDVADLARRARLDRGSLRALADAGALAGIGGHRRRAWWQVLGIEARGPLLASTPARESTPDLPAPSEAEDLLGDYRGLGLSLGRHPLALLRPRLREQGFRPATELADHGHRRIARAAGLVINRQRPGAAGGVVFLTLEDETGSVNVVVWKDLAERQRPQVIGARLLGVIGIWEQRDDVCHLIAGRLEDHSHLLGELQTRSRDFH, encoded by the coding sequence ATGGCAAACGTCGACGCGGCCTATGCCGAGCTTCACTGCATCAGCAACTTCAGCTTTCTGCGCGGGGCCTCACATCCCGAAGAGCTGGTGCGCCGGGCGGCGGCCCTTGGCTACCGGGCACTCGCGCTGACCGATGAATGCTCCCTCGCCGGTGTGGTCCGGGCCCATGCCGCCGCCCGCGATGGCGACCTGTCGCTCATCATCGGCAGTGAATTCCGGCTGGCGGACGGCCTGCACCTGGTACTGCTGGCTCCGGACCGGTCGGCCTATGCCCGGCTGTCAGCGCTGATCGCACTGGGCCGCAGCCAGGCCGACAAGGGTCACTATCGGCTCGAGCGCAGCGATCTTCAGGATGGTGTCCCCGGCTGTCTGGCACTGCTGGTCACCCAGCCGGACAGCCCCGCGGAAGACGCTGCCTGGATCCGGCGCACATTCCCCGATCGGGCCTGGCTTAGCACCGCCATCCAGCGCGATGGCCGCGACGCCGAAAGAATCCGGCATTGCCAGGACCTTGCCCATCGTCATGACCTGCCGGCCGTGGCGAGCGGTGGCATCGTGATGCATCGCCGCGGGCGAAGGGCATTGCAGGACACCCTCACCGCCATCCGCCACGGCCGACGGCTCAGCGAGCTGGGCGCGGCCGCGATGGCCAATGGCGAACGTCATCTGCGCCCGGGACGGCACATCGCCCGCGATTATCCGCGGGCCATGATCAGCGAAACCCTGCGGATCGCCGAGCGCTGCCATTTCAGTCTCGACGAACTGCGCTATGAATACCCCGAAGAGCTGGTCCCCGCCGAGCATACCCCCGCCAGCTGGCTGCGCGACCGGGTGGAGGCCGGGGCCCGGGCACGCTGGCCCGACGGCGCCCCGGCATCGGTCCACGCGGCCATCGAGCACGAGCTCGCCCTGATCCGCGAGCTGGCCTATGAACCGTTCTTTCTGACCGTTCACGACATGGTCGAATTCGCCCGCCGCCAGGGCATCCTCTGCCAGGGGCGCGGCTCGGCGGCCAACTCCACCGTCTGCTATTGCCTGGGGATCACCGCGGTGGATCCGGCCCGGTCGAGTCTGCTGTTCGAGCGGTTCATCTCGCGCGAGCGCAATGAACCGCCGGACATTGATGTCGACTTCGAGCACGACCGGCGCGAGGAGGTCATTCAGTACATCTACCGCAAATACGGCCGGCATCGGGCGGCCCTGGCCGCCACGGTGATCTGCTACCGCCCCCGAAGCGCAGTGCGCGACGTCGGCAAGGCGCTGGGACTGGATGGCGATCAGATCGAACGCCTCACCGGCACCCTGCAGTGGTGGGATGGACAGTCCATCGAGCCCGAGCGACTCATCGAGGCGGGATTCGACCCGGACAATCCCATGATCCATCGCCTCCTGACACTGGTCCATGAACTGGTGGGATTCCCGCGTCACCTCTCCCAGCACGTCGGCGGTTTCGTGATCAGTCAGGGCCCGCTCAGCGAGCTGGTGCCCACCGAGAATGCGGCCATGGCCGGACGCAGCATCATCCAGTGGGACAAGGACGACCTCGAGACACTGGGACTGCTCAAGGTCGACTGCCTGGCCCTGGGCATGCTCAGCGCCATCCGGCGCAGCCTGGCACTGATCGAGCGGCATTACGGACGCCCGCTGGCGCTGGCGGATATCCCGGCCGAGGACCCGGCGGTTTACGACATGCTGGGTCGTGCCGATACCGTGGGGGTCTTTCAGGTGGAGTCGCGGGCGCAGATGGCCATGCTGCCGCGGCTTCGGCCACGCTGCTTCTATGATCTGGTCATCGAGATTTCCATCGTTCGTCCGGGACCGATTCAGGGCGACATGGTGCACCCGTATCTGCGACGCCGGGCCGGGCAGGAAGCCGTGGATTATCCCAGCGACGCCGTTCGCGGCGTCCTCGAGCGCACCCTGGGCGTACCGATTTTCCAGGAGCAGGTCATGCAGCTCGCCATTGTCGCGGCGGGCTTCAGCCCGGGCGAAGCCGATTCACTGCGTCGCGCCATGGCCGCCTGGAAAAAGCGTGGCGGGCTGGGGCCATTCAGGGAGCGTTTACTCGAGGGCATGCGCGAGCGTGGCTATGCACCCGAGTTCGCGGAGCGATTGTTCGAGCAGATCTGCGGGTTCGGCGATTACGGCTTCCCCGAATCCCATGCCGCCAGTTTTGCCCTGCTCGTCTATGTCTCGGCCTGGCTCAAGTGCCACTACCCGGCGGTCTTCACCTGTGCACTGCTCAACAGCCAGCCCATGGGCTTTTACGCCCCCGCGCAGCTGGTTCGCGACGCCCGTGCCCATGGCGTCGAGGTGACCGGCGTTGATGTGCGTTTCAGCGACTGGGACTCCACCCTCGAGCGCGATCGCGACTCGACGGCGGCACCCAGTCTGCGACTGGGCATGCGCCTGGTCCGCGGACTGAGCACACAGGCCGCGCGGCGCCTGTGCCAGACCCGCGAGCAGGACGGGCCGTTTCGCGATGTCGCCGATCTTGCCCGGCGCGCCCGTCTCGACCGGGGCAGCCTGCGGGCACTGGCCGACGCCGGGGCCCTGGCCGGCATCGGCGGGCATCGCCGCCGGGCCTGGTGGCAGGTGCTGGGCATCGAGGCGCGCGGCCCGCTGCTTGCATCAACGCCGGCCCGGGAATCCACGCCGGACCTGCCCGCACCTTCCGAGGCCGAGGATCTGCTGGGCGACTATCGCGGCCTGGGGCTCAGCCTGGGCCGCCATCCGCTGGCGCTGCTTCGGCCACGACTCCGTGAACAGGGGTTTCGACCGGCCACGGAACTGGCCGATCACGGTCATCGCCGCATTGCCCGGGCAGCGGGCCTGGTCATCAATCGCCAGCGCCCGGGCGCGGCGGGTGGCGTGGTTTTTCTGACCCTCGAAGACGAAACCGGCAGCGTCAACGTGGTGGTCTGGAAGGACCTTGCCGAGCGCCAGCGCCCGCAGGTGATCGGCGCGCGTCTGCTCGGCGTCATCGGTATCTGGGAGCAGCGCGACGATGTCTGCCACCTGATTGCCGGACGACTCGAGGATCACAGCCACCTTCTGGGCGAACTGCAGACCCGATCACGGGATTTCCACTGA
- the recQ gene encoding DNA helicase RecQ, whose product MHNAMSSPPAVTEAGQILESVFGYSQFRGRQAEIIEHVINGGDALVLMPTGGGKSLCYQIPALVRPGVAVVISPLIALMTDQVSALRQQGVRAAALNSSLPAETRAETERALQAGTIDLLYVAPERLLNSDLMHRLSAIDVALFAIDEAHCVSQWGHDFRPEYQQLGAIGERFPHVPRLALTATADQRTREEIRSGLLPDDAASFVSSFDRPNIRYEVGLKERPREQLLAFIRSRHAGESGIVYCMSRRATEQIADWLNTRGVPALAYHAGLEQTLRAHHQARFLREEGLVMVATVAFGMGIDKPDVRFVAHLDLPKTLEAYYQETGRAGRDGLPADAWLVYGLQDIYRIRQMGAESSAGEGHKRREKQRLEALLGFCETHECRRPTLLGHFGEHYAGRCEYCDNCQSPPRTWDAADPARRLLSCVYRTGQRFGAAHVIDVLLGQDNDRIRQRGHDQLSTFAIGTDLSRSTWQSVIRQLLAHGYLEPDPEGHGGLRLNDACRPLLRGEQGLELREDLPAQRPQSRARVAASDVAMAPDTWAALRAQRRRLAETEGVPPYVIFHDATLLAMVEQHPRSLEEFAALPGVGARKLERYGEAFLETLATLPDPASR is encoded by the coding sequence ATGCACAACGCGATGTCGAGCCCCCCGGCGGTCACCGAAGCCGGCCAGATCCTGGAATCGGTCTTTGGCTATTCGCAGTTCCGTGGCCGCCAGGCCGAAATCATCGAGCATGTCATCAATGGCGGTGACGCCCTGGTGCTGATGCCCACGGGGGGCGGCAAATCCCTGTGCTACCAGATCCCGGCGCTGGTGCGCCCCGGGGTCGCGGTGGTCATTTCGCCGCTGATCGCCCTGATGACCGACCAGGTCAGCGCCCTGCGACAGCAGGGGGTACGGGCGGCGGCGCTCAATTCGAGCCTGCCCGCCGAGACCCGCGCCGAGACCGAGCGCGCCCTGCAGGCCGGTACGATCGATCTGCTGTACGTGGCCCCGGAGCGGCTGCTGAACAGCGATCTGATGCATCGGCTGAGCGCCATCGACGTGGCCCTGTTCGCCATCGACGAGGCGCACTGCGTATCACAGTGGGGGCATGATTTCCGGCCCGAGTACCAGCAGCTCGGCGCCATCGGCGAGCGCTTCCCCCATGTCCCGCGGCTTGCCCTCACCGCCACGGCGGATCAGCGCACCCGCGAGGAAATCCGCAGCGGACTGCTGCCTGATGACGCCGCCTCGTTCGTCTCGAGCTTTGACCGGCCCAACATCCGCTACGAAGTGGGCCTCAAGGAACGGCCCCGGGAGCAGCTGCTGGCGTTCATCCGCAGCCGTCATGCCGGTGAGTCGGGGATCGTCTACTGCATGTCGCGGCGCGCCACCGAGCAGATCGCCGATTGGCTGAATACCCGTGGCGTCCCTGCACTGGCCTATCATGCCGGGCTTGAGCAGACCCTGCGCGCCCACCACCAGGCCCGGTTTCTGCGCGAGGAAGGGCTGGTGATGGTGGCCACGGTGGCCTTCGGCATGGGCATCGATAAACCCGATGTCCGCTTTGTCGCCCACCTCGACCTGCCCAAGACCCTCGAGGCCTACTACCAGGAGACGGGCCGGGCCGGCCGCGACGGCCTGCCCGCGGATGCCTGGCTGGTGTATGGCCTGCAGGACATTTACCGCATCCGCCAGATGGGGGCCGAATCCAGCGCCGGCGAGGGGCACAAGCGCCGCGAAAAACAGCGTCTGGAGGCCCTGCTGGGTTTTTGCGAAACCCACGAGTGCCGACGCCCCACCCTGCTGGGGCATTTTGGCGAGCACTATGCCGGACGCTGCGAGTACTGCGACAACTGCCAGTCCCCTCCGCGCACCTGGGACGCGGCGGACCCGGCCCGCCGGCTGCTGTCCTGCGTCTATCGTACCGGGCAGCGGTTCGGCGCGGCCCACGTCATCGACGTGCTGCTGGGCCAGGACAACGACCGCATCCGGCAGCGCGGCCACGACCAGCTGAGCACCTTCGCCATCGGCACCGACCTGTCACGCAGCACCTGGCAGTCAGTGATCCGCCAGCTGCTGGCGCATGGCTACCTCGAACCCGACCCAGAGGGCCATGGCGGTCTGCGCCTGAATGACGCGTGTCGGCCCCTGCTGCGGGGGGAACAGGGACTCGAGCTGCGCGAGGATCTGCCCGCCCAGCGGCCTCAGTCCCGGGCCCGGGTCGCCGCATCGGATGTGGCCATGGCGCCGGACACCTGGGCGGCGCTGCGCGCCCAACGCCGCCGACTGGCGGAAACCGAGGGGGTTCCGCCCTACGTCATCTTTCACGATGCCACGCTGCTCGCGATGGTCGAGCAGCATCCGCGCAGTCTTGAAGAATTCGCGGCACTGCCTGGCGTCGGCGCCCGCAAGCTCGAGCGCTACGGCGAAGCCTTTCTGGAGACCCTGGCCACGCTGCCCGACCCCGCCAGTCGCTGA
- a CDS encoding ABC transporter ATP-binding protein, whose translation MAVSQYLGVFRYSRRAIELVWQTSRLLTLVLATGTLVAGLLPAAAAWVGQLIVDGVVAAIDASQGIPTELLWLVALEGAIMMGIAGAQRAIQIAQSLLRAQLGQRVNVMILEKAQSLQLADFEDSEFYDKLTRARREASSRPLSLVNRTFGLIQNGISLASFAGLLLGFSPWAVLILVLAGLPQFFSEAKFSGDAFRLFRWRSPDTRRQMYLETVLAREDSAKEVKLFQLGPLLLQRYRDIFKRLYREDRRLTLRRDLWGFALGLIATLAFYGTYAWIVVTTVAGRITLGQMTMYLSVFRQGQSAVSASLTAISGMYEDNLYLSNLYEYLEQPVSVGQGEATAGDIPGDGLRFESVSFRYPGSDSDALSDVSLHLTPGRSIALVGSNGSGKTTMIKLLAGLYAPTAGRILLDGTDLRDWDSAALRERIGIIFQDFMRYQLPVGENIGAGDVAHFQDEERWQRAAQKGLAETFIEEIPGGYHAQLGRWFRDGRELSGGQWQKIAVARAFMREGADVLVLDEPTAAMDAAAEAEIFEHFRTLTEDRMAILISHRFSTVRMADEILVVDAGHIIERGDHESLLAADGHYARLFRLQAAGYQ comes from the coding sequence ATGGCAGTCTCACAGTACCTGGGCGTCTTTCGCTACAGCCGCCGCGCCATCGAACTGGTCTGGCAGACCAGTCGCCTGCTGACCCTGGTGCTGGCCACCGGCACGCTCGTCGCCGGTCTGCTGCCGGCCGCCGCCGCCTGGGTCGGACAGCTGATCGTCGATGGGGTGGTCGCGGCCATTGATGCCAGTCAGGGCATTCCCACCGAACTGCTCTGGCTGGTCGCCCTCGAGGGGGCGATCATGATGGGCATCGCCGGGGCCCAGCGCGCCATCCAGATCGCCCAGTCGCTGCTGCGCGCCCAGCTCGGGCAGCGGGTCAACGTCATGATTCTGGAAAAGGCCCAGTCGCTGCAGCTCGCCGATTTCGAAGACTCGGAATTCTACGACAAGTTGACTCGTGCCCGGCGCGAGGCCTCGAGCCGGCCGCTCAGCCTGGTCAACCGCACCTTCGGCCTGATCCAGAACGGCATCTCGCTGGCCAGCTTTGCCGGCCTGCTGCTCGGCTTCTCGCCCTGGGCGGTGCTGATTCTGGTGCTGGCGGGACTGCCGCAGTTTTTCTCCGAGGCGAAGTTCTCGGGCGATGCGTTTCGGCTGTTCCGCTGGCGCAGCCCCGATACCCGCCGGCAGATGTATCTGGAGACCGTTCTGGCCCGCGAGGACAGCGCCAAGGAGGTCAAGCTCTTCCAGCTGGGTCCGTTGCTGCTGCAGCGCTATCGCGACATCTTCAAACGGCTCTATCGCGAGGACCGTCGCCTGACACTGCGGCGCGATCTGTGGGGCTTTGCCCTGGGGCTGATCGCCACGCTGGCATTCTATGGCACCTATGCGTGGATCGTGGTGACCACCGTCGCCGGGCGCATCACGCTGGGTCAGATGACCATGTACCTGAGCGTTTTCCGACAGGGCCAGAGCGCGGTCAGCGCAAGCCTGACCGCCATCAGCGGGATGTACGAGGACAACCTCTACCTGTCCAACCTGTACGAGTATCTCGAACAGCCGGTGAGTGTGGGTCAGGGCGAGGCCACCGCCGGCGACATCCCCGGTGATGGTCTGCGCTTCGAGTCGGTGAGCTTTCGCTATCCCGGCAGTGACAGTGACGCGCTCAGCGATGTGTCGCTGCATCTGACACCCGGGCGCAGCATTGCGCTGGTGGGCAGCAACGGCTCGGGCAAGACCACGATGATCAAGCTGCTGGCCGGACTGTATGCACCCACCGCCGGGCGCATCCTGCTCGATGGCACCGATCTGCGTGACTGGGACAGCGCCGCCCTGCGCGAGCGGATCGGCATCATTTTCCAGGATTTCATGCGCTACCAACTGCCGGTCGGCGAGAACATCGGAGCCGGCGACGTGGCGCATTTCCAGGACGAGGAGCGCTGGCAGCGCGCTGCCCAAAAGGGACTGGCGGAGACCTTCATCGAGGAGATTCCCGGCGGCTACCATGCCCAGCTGGGTCGTTGGTTCCGCGACGGCCGCGAGCTCTCGGGCGGTCAGTGGCAGAAGATCGCGGTCGCCCGCGCCTTCATGCGTGAGGGCGCCGATGTGCTGGTGCTGGACGAGCCGACCGCGGCGATGGATGCCGCCGCCGAGGCGGAGATCTTCGAGCACTTCCGCACGCTGACCGAAGACCGTATGGCGATCCTCATTTCACACCGCTTTTCCACCGTGCGGATGGCCGACGAAATCCTCGTGGTCGACGCCGGCCACATCATCGAGCGCGGCGATCACGAGTCGCTGCTGGCCGCCGACGGCCACTACGCCCGGTTGTTCCGGCTGCAGGCGGCGGGCTATCAGTGA
- a CDS encoding GNAT family N-acetyltransferase, which yields MPGGRRSLIWIEGDAGTCRHQALTLLAQWPASRIGWIGAPLTGWPGPLAPRLQPLRPGHGRALLGQTLAAGVIDAHVGLDPDDLGALVGTIDGNGMAVLLTPPAEDWPLQADAGDSVFIRRLADCLAHDPAVHRPTRVIPCPRPAALSATSPDDQPTTDQRRIIRAITTLAERPGGGTLLVTADRGRGKSAALGMALQALEPHRPTRLTAPSRAAAATAISRAGDAAPRFIAPEDVTPDDSLLLIDEAAALPLPLIVRQVNDNPRCVLTGTVHGYEGSGRGLILRLAEALSQRPLEHLIMHQPVRWAADDPLEALIDRLLLLSAEPDGPAPAGPVTVTAISAGDLAADESDLRDAFGLLVAGHYQTRPRDLRQLLDDPAIRLYTARSQGRIVGILAARIEGGLDADLCHEIHRGRRRPAGHLIAQSLTFHAGVAGAARHHGRRIQRIAVRGDSRRQGIGRRLIAAARQDAQAAGEDWLGTSFGMTAGLLDFWMACGLTPVRVGNHQDARSGTFSVILLQGLNAVGRQLCREAGLRLAVHLPDQLNHSLRDLSSELRKRLWRDPPDESARRRIDTADLRAFALGHRSLLDTHGALCRWAASSAAGAVRSAHDRALLTAAVETPQQAGALARAGGVAGRRAAIARLRQLIAQSPRINDE from the coding sequence ATGCCGGGCGGCCGGCGATCACTGATCTGGATCGAGGGTGACGCCGGGACCTGTCGGCATCAGGCGCTGACACTGCTCGCGCAGTGGCCGGCGTCGAGGATCGGCTGGATCGGGGCCCCGCTGACGGGATGGCCCGGCCCACTCGCCCCGCGGCTGCAACCGCTGCGACCCGGCCATGGGCGAGCGCTGCTTGGCCAGACCCTCGCGGCGGGGGTGATTGATGCCCATGTGGGCCTTGATCCGGATGACCTGGGCGCCCTTGTGGGCACCATCGACGGTAACGGCATGGCCGTGTTGCTGACGCCCCCGGCGGAGGACTGGCCACTCCAGGCCGACGCTGGGGACTCGGTGTTCATCCGCCGCCTGGCCGACTGCCTCGCCCATGACCCGGCCGTGCACCGCCCCACTCGGGTCATACCCTGTCCGCGGCCCGCCGCCCTGTCCGCGACGTCACCCGATGATCAGCCGACCACCGATCAGCGCCGGATCATCCGGGCCATCACGACCCTTGCCGAGCGGCCCGGCGGAGGCACATTACTGGTGACCGCTGACCGTGGCCGGGGCAAATCCGCCGCCCTCGGCATGGCGCTGCAGGCGCTGGAGCCCCATCGTCCCACCCGTCTCACCGCTCCGTCCCGGGCGGCCGCCGCGACCGCGATCAGCCGCGCCGGGGACGCGGCCCCGCGGTTCATTGCCCCCGAGGACGTCACGCCGGACGACTCACTGCTACTCATCGACGAGGCGGCCGCCCTGCCGCTGCCGCTGATCGTTCGACAGGTCAATGACAACCCGCGCTGCGTGCTGACGGGCACGGTGCACGGCTACGAAGGCAGTGGTCGGGGCCTGATCCTGCGACTGGCCGAGGCGCTCAGCCAGCGTCCACTCGAGCATCTGATCATGCACCAGCCGGTCCGCTGGGCGGCGGATGACCCCCTCGAGGCGCTCATCGACCGCCTCCTGCTGTTGAGTGCCGAGCCCGATGGGCCCGCGCCCGCGGGTCCGGTCACGGTCACGGCCATCAGCGCCGGGGATCTGGCCGCCGACGAATCGGACCTGCGCGATGCCTTCGGCCTGCTCGTGGCCGGCCACTACCAGACACGTCCCCGGGATCTGCGCCAGCTGCTCGACGATCCGGCCATCCGCCTGTACACCGCCCGCAGTCAGGGCCGGATTGTCGGCATTCTGGCGGCCCGCATCGAAGGCGGTCTGGATGCCGACCTATGCCACGAGATCCACCGGGGCCGACGCCGCCCCGCCGGGCATCTGATCGCCCAGTCGCTCACCTTTCATGCCGGCGTGGCGGGGGCCGCGCGACACCACGGACGGCGCATCCAGCGCATTGCCGTGCGTGGCGACTCCCGGCGCCAGGGAATCGGTCGACGGCTGATCGCAGCGGCCCGGCAGGATGCACAGGCGGCCGGCGAGGACTGGCTCGGCACCAGTTTCGGGATGACGGCCGGGTTGCTGGATTTCTGGATGGCCTGCGGGTTGACGCCGGTGCGCGTGGGCAATCACCAGGATGCCCGCAGCGGGACATTCTCGGTTATCCTTCTACAAGGGCTGAATGCGGTGGGCAGGCAGCTGTGTCGGGAGGCCGGCCTGCGCCTGGCGGTGCACCTGCCCGACCAACTGAACCACAGCCTCCGCGATCTGTCTTCTGAGCTGCGCAAGCGGCTCTGGCGCGACCCGCCGGACGAGTCTGCGCGGCGGCGCATCGACACCGCCGACCTGCGCGCCTTCGCCCTGGGGCATCGCTCGCTGCTCGATACCCATGGCGCACTCTGCCGGTGGGCGGCATCGAGCGCCGCCGGCGCTGTCCGCTCCGCGCACGACCGGGCGTTGCTCACCGCCGCGGTCGAGACACCCCAGCAGGCCGGCGCCCTGGCCCGTGCCGGCGGCGTGGCAGGACGCCGGGCGGCGATCGCCCGACTGCGCCAATTGATTGCCCAAAGCCCGAGGATCAACGATGAGTGA